In Candidatus Omnitrophota bacterium, a genomic segment contains:
- a CDS encoding patatin-like phospholipase family protein — MDDPLRLQEKLFIIDQLPVFAGLSQKDKKAVAAVSAIAEYKKDTAIYREGEAADAFYCVITGRLRVYITRPSGKEDLEYLKRGRFFGIISILTSEPHSATVETVNDSILLKIPKKDFDKMLKRLPVLAIRLGETLSRRLKRKDIHEKRVFESTIISVFGTPDKVGATHYAVNLAVSLRSQTNKKVILLDISREGTEISDLLGIKDGVRPLGLDSPFFNESSVIRSIARHPLGIDILNIPYRTDDDGDVTHIVPLLSYLTNDYHYVVADLPTHMGRTTFESLKQSDIIHIITASDEPSLISTKKMIDELTKSSAEMAQRIKVIVNEFGAPGEVGFDEKTKMLKHGIYATLPPVDDAMRRKALKAGSPLSSAFPECEYSRAVRRISREVGGCLVGLALGCGAALGLAHIGVLRVIERERIPVDMLSGTSVGAFMGALWASGKDSFEMEKIMMEFKHKIKALRLIDPVFPVKGIIKGAELRKFFHAHLGDMTFYDLRLPFKIATCDIETREEVVLEKGSVVDAISASVAIPGVFEPVMIAGRPLVDGGIINPLPTSVLARAGVTKIIAVNTLPSPQDIQRSKKKVTSIFDVIVNSIQASEYLLAEMSSETADIAIHPVLPAVEWYEIYEGTRIIKSGEEEASKYISRMKELIAS; from the coding sequence ATGGATGATCCGCTGCGCCTGCAGGAGAAGCTCTTTATAATAGACCAGCTTCCCGTCTTCGCCGGCCTTTCGCAGAAAGATAAGAAGGCCGTTGCCGCCGTAAGCGCCATAGCCGAGTACAAAAAAGATACCGCTATATACAGGGAAGGCGAGGCCGCAGACGCGTTCTACTGCGTGATCACAGGGCGCCTCAGGGTCTATATAACGAGGCCCTCAGGGAAAGAGGACCTGGAATATCTCAAGCGCGGAAGATTTTTCGGCATAATCTCTATACTCACAAGCGAACCCCATTCGGCCACCGTTGAAACGGTGAACGATTCTATCCTGCTCAAGATCCCAAAAAAAGATTTCGACAAAATGCTGAAGCGGTTGCCCGTCCTCGCCATACGTCTCGGCGAGACGCTGTCGCGCCGGCTTAAGCGTAAAGATATTCACGAAAAGAGGGTCTTCGAGAGCACCATCATATCCGTATTCGGTACCCCCGATAAGGTCGGAGCGACTCATTATGCCGTGAATCTGGCCGTCTCTCTCAGGTCCCAGACGAATAAGAAGGTCATACTCCTCGACATAAGCAGGGAGGGCACCGAGATATCGGACCTCCTCGGGATCAAAGACGGGGTGAGACCGCTTGGCCTGGACTCGCCGTTCTTCAATGAATCCTCCGTCATAAGGAGCATAGCTCGCCACCCGCTGGGTATAGACATATTGAATATACCGTACCGTACGGACGACGACGGGGACGTAACGCACATAGTGCCCCTTTTGAGCTATCTGACCAACGATTACCACTACGTGGTGGCGGACCTTCCCACGCACATGGGCCGGACTACATTCGAGTCGCTGAAGCAGTCGGATATAATACATATAATAACCGCCTCCGATGAACCGAGCCTGATATCGACGAAGAAGATGATAGATGAGCTTACGAAGTCATCGGCCGAGATGGCGCAGCGCATAAAGGTCATAGTGAATGAGTTCGGGGCGCCCGGCGAAGTCGGCTTCGATGAAAAGACAAAGATGCTCAAGCACGGCATATATGCGACACTGCCGCCCGTCGATGATGCGATGCGGCGGAAGGCGCTTAAGGCGGGAAGTCCGCTTTCGTCCGCCTTCCCGGAGTGCGAATATTCGAGGGCGGTCCGCAGGATATCGCGCGAGGTCGGCGGGTGCCTCGTCGGCCTGGCCCTGGGATGCGGCGCGGCCCTGGGGCTTGCGCATATAGGCGTCTTGAGGGTGATAGAGAGGGAGCGGATCCCTGTAGATATGCTCTCCGGGACTAGCGTCGGGGCGTTCATGGGGGCGTTATGGGCCTCCGGCAAGGACTCTTTCGAGATGGAAAAGATAATGATGGAGTTCAAACACAAGATAAAGGCGCTCCGCCTTATAGACCCTGTCTTTCCGGTTAAGGGGATAATCAAAGGCGCGGAGCTGAGGAAATTTTTTCATGCGCACCTGGGCGACATGACATTTTACGATCTCCGTTTGCCGTTCAAGATAGCGACCTGCGATATAGAGACACGCGAAGAGGTCGTCCTCGAGAAGGGGAGCGTCGTGGACGCCATCTCGGCATCCGTAGCGATACCGGGCGTCTTCGAGCCGGTGATGATAGCCGGGAGGCCCCTTGTGGACGGGGGTATAATAAACCCGCTTCCGACGAGTGTCCTCGCAAGGGCGGGGGTGACGAAGATCATTGCCGTGAATACGCTCCCGAGCCCCCAGGATATACAGAGATCGAAAAAGAAGGTGACGAGCATCTTCGACGTGATCGTGAACAGCATCCAGGCAAGCGAATATCTCCTGGCCGAAATGAGTTCCGAAACGGCCGATATAGCCATACATCCCGTCCTACCGGCAGTGGAATGGTATGAGATATATGAGGGTACCAGGATAATAAAGTCCGGAGAGGAAGAGGCCTCGAAGTATATCTCCCGCATGAAAGAGCTGATCGCAAGCTGA
- a CDS encoding exosortase system-associated protein, TIGR04073 family produces the protein MMKKMLMVVAVLLLSASIASAECQMCSNLKGADMQKTWGSRLGSGLCNVAFGWTEIFFRPGKVVAEGGNPIVGFFRGVGNAITRTGAGAVEVVTFWTPGESVASLDTCPFCGYK, from the coding sequence ATGATGAAGAAGATGTTAATGGTAGTGGCGGTGCTGCTGCTTTCCGCATCGATAGCGTCTGCGGAATGCCAGATGTGCTCGAACCTGAAAGGGGCCGATATGCAGAAGACGTGGGGTTCACGTCTCGGCAGCGGTCTTTGTAACGTTGCATTCGGATGGACTGAAATTTTCTTCAGGCCTGGTAAGGTCGTTGCCGAAGGCGGTAACCCGATAGTCGGTTTCTTCAGGGGTGTAGGGAACGCGATCACCAGGACCGGCGCAGGAGCGGTAGAGGTAGTAACGTTCTGGACACCGGGTGAGTCGGTTGCTTCATTGGATACTTGCCCGTTCTGCGGATATAAATAA
- a CDS encoding response regulator: MTPRKRILIVDDEEDFLRILRDSMELRGIEVVLATSAVEAGLELATKLPDLILMDVKMPGINGLQACEAIKRNPATKDLPIIIVSALSDESDIKRAYAVGVVDYFIKPIDIEKLVKRVREILGL; this comes from the coding sequence ATGACACCCCGGAAAAGAATACTGATAGTAGACGACGAAGAGGACTTCCTGAGGATCCTGAGGGATTCGATGGAGTTGCGCGGCATCGAAGTCGTCCTGGCCACCAGCGCCGTAGAGGCGGGGCTGGAACTCGCCACAAAACTTCCCGACCTGATACTCATGGATGTGAAGATGCCCGGGATAAACGGCCTGCAGGCCTGCGAAGCCATAAAGAGAAATCCTGCCACAAAAGACCTGCCGATAATAATCGTTTCTGCGCTTTCGGACGAATCCGACATAAAGAGGGCTTATGCGGTCGGTGTAGTGGATTATTTCATCAAACCGATCGATATAGAGAAGCTGGTAAAGAGGGTCAGGGAGATCCTCGGTCTGTAA
- a CDS encoding glycine zipper domain-containing protein: protein MKIFAWILIAAVTISMSAAPCPGATGRDSDSEGNSAGNALGGALMGGLLGAGLGAAIGSASGKAGTGAAIGAGVGAVGGTLLSANQESKRRQEAAYEEEVETVPEVEAAAPQTIKKRVIRKYDEQGNVISETEAAN from the coding sequence ATGAAGATATTTGCCTGGATACTTATAGCTGCCGTTACGATCTCGATGTCGGCTGCCCCGTGTCCCGGAGCGACCGGCCGCGACAGTGACAGCGAAGGTAACAGCGCCGGTAACGCGTTGGGCGGAGCTCTTATGGGAGGACTCTTAGGCGCAGGGCTCGGAGCCGCCATAGGAAGCGCTTCAGGTAAAGCAGGCACAGGTGCTGCCATAGGCGCGGGGGTCGGGGCGGTAGGCGGGACCCTGCTCAGCGCCAATCAGGAGTCGAAGAGGCGGCAGGAGGCCGCTTATGAGGAAGAGGTCGAGACGGTCCCCGAGGTAGAGGCCGCGGCCCCGCAGACGATAAAGAAGAGGGTAATAAGAAAGTACGACGAACAGGGGAATGTTATTTCCGAAACGGAAGCAGCGAATTAA
- a CDS encoding inositol monophosphatase family protein has translation MPDLFLRIATEAALESGAMIRKSVGRTGKISYKGRINIVTDVDRRSEDLIIKKVRKAFPGHSILSEEGPPRIGRSPYRWVIDPLDGTTNFAHSFPFFSVSVALEEEGDVILGVVYDPMREELFTAVKNEGSFLNKKRISASRTPALRRSLLATGFSYGVREKKETNIENFKNFLMRAQGIRRAGSAALDLCYVACGRFDGFWELDLRPWDSAAGCLIVREAKGIVTRFDGTRYSHYDKDVLATNGRIHRAMVKILKCR, from the coding sequence ATGCCTGATCTATTCCTTAGAATAGCAACAGAAGCAGCCCTCGAAAGCGGCGCCATGATAAGAAAGTCCGTCGGGAGGACGGGAAAGATCTCCTATAAAGGGAGGATAAATATTGTCACCGACGTCGACAGGCGGTCCGAAGACCTTATAATAAAAAAGGTCCGCAAGGCGTTCCCCGGCCACTCGATACTCTCCGAAGAAGGCCCCCCGAGGATAGGCCGTTCGCCGTACAGGTGGGTCATCGACCCGCTTGACGGCACCACCAACTTTGCCCATTCTTTCCCTTTCTTCTCTGTTTCGGTCGCCCTGGAAGAGGAGGGGGATGTGATACTCGGTGTCGTGTATGATCCGATGAGGGAAGAGCTCTTCACGGCCGTGAAGAATGAAGGGTCATTCCTCAATAAGAAGAGAATATCCGCGTCGCGGACCCCGGCCCTCAGGAGATCTCTTCTTGCCACAGGGTTCTCATACGGTGTTCGCGAGAAGAAAGAGACAAACATAGAAAATTTTAAGAATTTTCTGATGCGTGCCCAGGGCATACGGCGGGCCGGGTCTGCCGCCCTGGACCTCTGTTATGTCGCGTGCGGCAGGTTTGACGGTTTCTGGGAACTGGACCTGCGCCCGTGGGACAGCGCGGCCGGATGCCTTATAGTCAGGGAGGCCAAAGGGATCGTCACGAGATTCGACGGCACGCGCTATTCGCATTATGATAAGGACGTCCTGGCTACGAACGGCAGGATCCACAGGGCTATGGTAAAGATACTTAAGTGCAGGTGA
- a CDS encoding flavodoxin family protein, whose amino-acid sequence MKILGIGGSPRKGGNTDILLDKALEGAGSAGASVEKIVLNDLEFKPCQECGGCRKTGACVIRDGMCAIYDKIKEADGLILASPVFFGSLSAQMKTMIDRFQCAWIKKYMLKIRDGKKRRGIFLSAGGYDKNDFFENARQIVKVFFKTIDTEYAGELFCGRIEDAGDINKRPDLLERAFRLGYQLIPPNSKLTNNA is encoded by the coding sequence ATGAAGATCCTCGGAATAGGCGGCAGCCCGCGCAAAGGCGGCAATACCGATATCCTTCTCGATAAAGCCCTGGAGGGGGCCGGGTCTGCCGGGGCTTCCGTAGAGAAGATAGTCCTGAACGACCTCGAATTCAAGCCCTGTCAGGAGTGCGGAGGATGCCGCAAGACAGGCGCCTGTGTCATCAGGGATGGCATGTGTGCCATATATGACAAGATAAAAGAGGCGGACGGTCTTATACTCGCTTCCCCGGTATTCTTCGGAAGTTTGAGCGCTCAGATGAAGACGATGATAGACCGTTTCCAGTGCGCATGGATCAAGAAGTATATGTTGAAGATACGGGACGGGAAGAAGAGGCGGGGGATATTCCTTTCCGCGGGCGGTTATGATAAGAATGATTTTTTCGAGAATGCGAGACAGATCGTGAAGGTATTCTTCAAGACGATCGATACCGAATATGCCGGCGAGCTCTTCTGCGGCAGGATCGAAGACGCCGGTGATATAAATAAGAGGCCAGACCTCCTGGAACGGGCCTTCCGGCTCGGCTACCAGCTTATTCCTCCTAACTCCAAACTAACAAACAATGCCTGA
- a CDS encoding ferredoxin, with protein sequence MAKITIDDSLCTGCGLCASNCPDVFEVGDDNIAHAISDSCASCDLGEIAEQCPVSAIIVK encoded by the coding sequence ATGGCGAAGATCACTATCGACGATTCACTCTGTACCGGATGCGGCCTCTGTGCTTCTAATTGCCCCGATGTTTTCGAGGTAGGGGATGATAATATAGCCCACGCAATAAGTGACAGCTGCGCAAGCTGCGACCTCGGCGAGATCGCCGAGCAATGTCCCGTCAGCGCTATAATCGTGAAATAA
- a CDS encoding endonuclease III domain-containing protein yields the protein MMVGAVLTQNTSWKNVEKAILNLKAAGLLSSPRAIKKAPAASLAQVIRPAGYYNIKARRLKNLIDLISSDYGGSISAMSRSGTAELRRKVLGVNGVGPETCDSILLYAFGRPVFVIDAYTRRVFTRHGLVSEDATYEEMQELFMENLPKRAGLFNEYHALIVRTGKDFCKKRPLCGSCPLKTHKNTCK from the coding sequence ATGATGGTCGGCGCCGTCCTGACGCAAAACACGTCCTGGAAGAACGTCGAAAAAGCGATCTTGAACCTAAAGGCCGCCGGGCTACTCTCTTCGCCCCGCGCCATCAAAAAGGCCCCGGCTGCGTCTCTCGCGCAGGTGATAAGGCCGGCCGGATATTATAATATCAAGGCAAGACGCCTGAAGAACCTCATCGACCTTATATCCTCCGACTACGGCGGAAGCATCTCCGCGATGTCCCGCTCGGGGACCGCGGAATTACGGCGGAAGGTCCTGGGGGTGAACGGCGTGGGTCCCGAGACGTGCGACTCCATACTCCTCTATGCCTTCGGGAGACCGGTCTTCGTCATAGATGCCTACACCAGGAGGGTCTTTACCAGGCACGGCCTGGTATCCGAAGACGCGACATATGAAGAGATGCAGGAGCTCTTCATGGAGAACCTGCCGAAACGCGCGGGACTCTTCAATGAGTATCACGCGCTTATAGTCAGGACCGGAAAAGATTTCTGCAAGAAGAGACCTCTCTGCGGCAGCTGCCCGTTAAAGACGCACAAAAATACTTGCAAATAG
- a CDS encoding HEAT repeat domain-containing protein — MGKGQVIVLISALIFSAVPAYADDADLRAESTARRSIELLKDTKYAHEATVALTSLKEKAVPALAEEAKNKEAKVSQRIAVIDIMGYIRSPMAVDALVLTMKDTDVKIRRASAKALGKIGDSRAVGVLKEALADHDSEVRYLATRSLQEIKDPSLGDVFLKLTDDPDLRIKCLAIEGLGDIKEERAVEKLSNMTGEYDDNVRLCIVVALKDIGTKSAVPALNTLSEDRNIKIRREALIALGKIGDPSSVPYLMKVAERDEKDLRRIAVISLGDIGTDEVIPTLKKFLSDEVIDIRLAAIQSLARIGKPEFIPDLEALSKDESMKVRKASQVAIDEIRAKGTTK, encoded by the coding sequence ATGGGCAAGGGTCAGGTGATAGTTTTGATCAGCGCTTTAATATTTTCCGCGGTACCGGCGTATGCCGATGATGCGGACCTGAGGGCGGAGTCGACCGCGAGAAGGAGCATAGAGCTTCTCAAAGATACGAAATACGCTCATGAAGCCACGGTCGCGTTGACCTCGCTGAAGGAGAAGGCGGTGCCGGCGCTCGCAGAGGAAGCGAAGAACAAGGAAGCCAAGGTAAGCCAGAGGATAGCCGTTATCGACATCATGGGATATATCAGGAGCCCCATGGCGGTCGATGCGCTGGTCCTGACTATGAAAGATACCGATGTAAAGATACGCCGGGCATCGGCAAAGGCGCTGGGGAAGATAGGCGACAGCAGGGCCGTCGGGGTCCTGAAGGAGGCCCTTGCGGACCACGACTCCGAAGTCAGGTATCTGGCAACACGTTCGCTCCAGGAGATAAAGGACCCGTCGCTCGGCGATGTCTTCCTTAAGCTGACGGACGATCCTGACCTCAGGATAAAGTGCCTGGCCATAGAGGGCCTGGGCGACATAAAAGAAGAACGGGCAGTGGAGAAACTTTCGAATATGACGGGCGAATACGATGATAACGTGCGTCTTTGTATAGTCGTTGCCCTGAAGGATATAGGGACGAAGTCCGCAGTACCGGCACTCAATACGCTTTCGGAAGACAGGAATATAAAGATCAGGCGTGAAGCCCTTATCGCCCTCGGAAAGATCGGCGATCCGAGCTCTGTGCCTTACCTTATGAAGGTTGCCGAGAGGGACGAGAAAGACCTCAGGCGAATAGCCGTCATTTCCCTGGGGGATATAGGCACCGATGAAGTGATCCCGACCCTTAAAAAATTCCTGAGCGATGAAGTGATCGATATACGGCTGGCGGCCATACAGTCGCTCGCCAGGATAGGGAAACCGGAGTTCATCCCTGACCTGGAAGCCCTTTCAAAGGACGAAAGCATGAAAGTGCGTAAGGCCTCGCAGGTGGCAATAGACGAGATAAGAGCAAAAGGGACGACAAAATAA
- the lpxA gene encoding acyl-ACP--UDP-N-acetylglucosamine O-acyltransferase, whose product MSVSEKAIVGKGARIAPGVDIGPFAIIEDDVELGKDVKVWPHAHVMNGTSVGDGTEIHMGAVLGHTPQDLTFDKGLKTRLIIGKRNIIREYATIHRGTKEDSPTVIGDDCYLMAVSHIGHDCHIGSRVIIANCALLAGHVIVGDGVFISGNVVVHQFCRIGTLAIVGGFTGVNKDVPPYMLVRGPSVVRSVNLVGLRRAKFPREEIKRIKDAFKLLYQSELNTTQAIEEMKKLPSSKEISHLIEFIQTSKRGICKYKYSDTEFFE is encoded by the coding sequence ATGAGCGTAAGCGAAAAGGCGATAGTCGGCAAAGGGGCCAGGATAGCCCCGGGCGTAGATATAGGGCCGTTTGCGATAATAGAGGATGACGTCGAACTTGGTAAGGACGTCAAGGTGTGGCCGCATGCCCACGTTATGAACGGTACCAGCGTGGGGGACGGCACTGAGATACACATGGGCGCCGTCCTGGGCCACACGCCGCAGGACCTGACATTCGACAAGGGCCTGAAGACGCGGCTCATCATAGGAAAGCGTAATATCATAAGAGAGTATGCGACCATCCACAGGGGGACGAAGGAGGACTCTCCTACGGTCATAGGTGACGACTGTTATCTCATGGCGGTCTCGCATATCGGCCACGATTGCCATATAGGCAGCCGGGTGATCATCGCCAACTGCGCGCTTTTGGCAGGCCATGTCATTGTCGGGGACGGCGTATTCATATCGGGTAATGTGGTCGTCCACCAGTTCTGCAGGATAGGAACGCTTGCCATCGTGGGCGGGTTCACAGGGGTGAATAAGGACGTGCCCCCTTATATGCTGGTCCGCGGCCCGTCGGTCGTGCGCTCCGTTAACCTTGTAGGGCTGAGGAGGGCAAAATTCCCGAGAGAAGAGATAAAGAGAATAAAGGACGCGTTTAAATTGCTCTATCAGTCCGAGCTGAACACGACGCAGGCGATAGAGGAGATGAAGAAGCTCCCGTCTTCAAAAGAGATAAGCCATCTTATAGAATTTATACAGACGTCCAAACGCGGGATATGTAAATATAAGTACAGCGATACGGAGTTCTTTGAGTAA
- a CDS encoding HAMP domain-containing protein — protein sequence MMRTRFIRVKFFTGGPVQLRYLFLLMVSMIVPVLFVGGCLYYLIFNVMAEQLGIPEYIAYNLFPVIQKINFVLLIGVPPLFLILMIWGIAMSHRFVGPMERLEREIRRISDSGDFSKRIRVRRRDDVRPVAEALNKLLDKIEGSAK from the coding sequence ATGATGAGGACCAGATTTATACGGGTGAAGTTCTTTACCGGCGGGCCTGTCCAGCTGAGGTATCTCTTTCTCCTGATGGTGTCGATGATCGTCCCGGTGCTGTTCGTAGGGGGGTGCCTCTATTACCTGATATTCAACGTGATGGCGGAACAGCTGGGCATACCGGAATATATCGCATATAACCTATTCCCGGTGATACAGAAGATAAATTTCGTGCTCCTGATAGGCGTGCCGCCCCTCTTCCTTATATTGATGATATGGGGCATCGCGATGTCGCACAGGTTCGTGGGCCCCATGGAGCGCCTCGAGAGGGAGATAAGGAGGATATCCGACAGCGGGGACTTTTCAAAACGTATAAGGGTGAGGAGGAGGGACGATGTAAGGCCGGTGGCGGAAGCGTTGAACAAGTTGCTGGATAAGATAGAAGGAAGTGCAAAATGA